Proteins from a genomic interval of Bacteroidia bacterium:
- a CDS encoding Maf family protein, which translates to MKPEFILVSQSPRRRELLQQAGFHFISTHVDTPETLSPHLKPEENAQEIAKNKVLTYLYQNPNSNLPLVGADTIVVTKDNEILGKPKDKQQAITFLQKLQDSMHTVITGICIYTAQLQKPITRYESTQVYIAPLSMQEIEHYIDHYQPYDKAGAYGVQDWLGLRHIYKINGCYYNVVGFPVALFYATLKELKQNQQF; encoded by the coding sequence ATGAAACCCGAATTTATCTTGGTATCTCAATCGCCGCGCAGGCGAGAACTATTACAACAAGCAGGTTTTCATTTTATTTCTACCCACGTAGATACTCCCGAAACGCTCTCTCCCCACTTAAAACCCGAAGAAAATGCCCAAGAAATCGCTAAAAACAAAGTCTTAACCTACCTTTACCAAAATCCTAACTCAAACCTTCCCTTAGTAGGCGCAGACACTATCGTGGTTACAAAAGATAATGAAATACTCGGTAAACCCAAAGATAAACAACAAGCCATCACTTTTTTACAAAAACTTCAAGACAGCATGCATACTGTCATCACAGGAATTTGTATCTACACTGCTCAACTACAAAAGCCCATTACTCGCTATGAATCTACCCAAGTGTATATTGCTCCCCTTTCTATGCAAGAGATTGAACATTACATTGACCACTACCAACCTTACGATAAAGCAGGCGCCTACGGCGTACAAGATTGGCTAGGACTGAGACACATTTACAAAATAAATGGATGTTACTACAACGTAGTAGGTTTTCCCGTTGCTTTATTTTACGCTACACTCAAAGAACTCAAACAAAATCAACAATTTTAA